Within the Herbaspirillum sp. RTI4 genome, the region CTGTATCTGACCTTGGCCAGCGTCACCTGCCGCGCTACGCGCGTCTGCAAAATCAGCTCTGCGTCACCATTGCGGATACGCTCGGCCAGGGCCTGCGCGGCGTTATGCACGATATTGAGCAAAGCCTGTATCAATTGCTCCTGATCACCCCGGAACTCAGGAATCGACAGGTCATAGTCGCGCCGGATGGTCAGACCGCTCTGGAATTCCGCCAGAACCAGACTGCGCACCCGTTCGCACACTTCGTGAATGTTGACGTCGCCCACAATATGCGGACGGCGATGCGGTGCCAGCAAGCGGTCGACCAGCGTTTGCAGCCGGTCGGCTTCCTTGATGATGACTTGCGTGTATTCGCGCAACTCTTTCAGATGGCGCTCCGGCAACTCCATCTCCAGCAATTGCGCCGCGCCGCGAATGCCGCCCAGCGGATTCTTGATTTCATGCGCCAGATTGCGGATCAGCTCCTTGTTGGCCTGACTCTGATCGAGCAGGCGCTCTTCGCGGCTGAGTTTGAGTTGCTGTTCGTTTTCGCGCAGCTCCAGCAAGACCGGCCGCGCGGGATCGTCGAGCGCCGTTACGATCGCATGCACTTGCAACGCTTCGCGCCCTGAGCGTTCCAGCGCCAGATCGAGCCGCTTATCGGCGAACTGGTGCTGTACGGCCTGTTCGAACAGCAAGAGCAGTTCGTCGCCGTTCAAAAACAGATCGCTCAGTTTCTGATGCGACAGCACTTTGAGGGAGCTTTCCAGCAAATTTTCAGCGGCGGCATTAGCGTAAACGATCATGCCGCCGTCGTCGAGAATGATGACTGCCGAGGCCAGTAAATCGAGGCCGTCCAGCGAGGTAGGGGAATTTTTCATACTACGATTCATGAGGGTTGCGCCATGCACACAAGGCGCACAGACGGCGTCGTCGCCATAAAAAAAGGGGAAGCAAGCTTCCCCTTTTCACGATGCCGATCAACGATTACCGGCGTACATTACAAAGCTATTACAGCGAGTAGTACATGTCGAATTCGATAGGATGAGTCGTCATGCGATAGCGCTGCACTTCCTGACCCTTCAGTTCGAGGTAAGCATCAATCATGCTGTCGG harbors:
- the glnL gene encoding nitrogen regulation protein NR(II) produces the protein MKNSPTSLDGLDLLASAVIILDDGGMIVYANAAAENLLESSLKVLSHQKLSDLFLNGDELLLLFEQAVQHQFADKRLDLALERSGREALQVHAIVTALDDPARPVLLELRENEQQLKLSREERLLDQSQANKELIRNLAHEIKNPLGGIRGAAQLLEMELPERHLKELREYTQVIIKEADRLQTLVDRLLAPHRRPHIVGDVNIHEVCERVRSLVLAEFQSGLTIRRDYDLSIPEFRGDQEQLIQALLNIVHNAAQALAERIRNGDAELILQTRVARQVTLAKVRYRLALDLHIIDNGPGIPPAIQDRIFYPLVSGREGGSGLGLTLAQTFVQQHMGVIECESRPGCTNFRILIPLP